A stretch of DNA from Ciona intestinalis chromosome 8, KH, whole genome shotgun sequence:
CAAGCCGGAAAAGATGAGCCCACTAGCTCAAGTAAACGCCGGTTACAACCACCCTCAGAAAATGAACCCtcaaattcaaaaacaaaacgtaTAAAGTTTCAAGATGATACGCCATCTACCACATCAGATGAAGACAGTGACACTAAACCTCACAACCTTGTTATTGAAAAGTTAGAATCTccattaaaaacattacttcCAAGAAAACCacagaaacaaaaagaaataatggAAAGAAGCCCaatgattaaaataacattcaagTCCCCAGGAGGCCAGGGcagagtttttaaaattccttCACGTTTACATCATTCTCCtgttaaaaacgaaaataccGAAACCAAAAAGTTAGAGAAAGTCTCCTTTTCGAAACAAGGAAGAGCTTTAAAGGCTTTAAAAAGAGCAAAAAATCAAACTCATGTGAAAACAGAAGGTGAAAAATCTGGGGGTAAACAATCAGAAAAGGACAAATGTCATTTACGTGTCATACTGGAGCCAATAGACAAGAAAAACAGCATggcacaaaaaacaaacaaagctgTGATTTCATCCGCTGTAGATATGTACGACCCTGTTAACCTTGTTGAGGTGAAAGAGCAAcgaaaaatatcaaaacatccAATCAATGCTGGCCAAAGTGATCCACAAACTCATAGCATTAATGTTACAAGTTGCAAAGCCCCAAATGGAGTTTTTACCCAGGGTGACGTAGTGTGGGGTAAACTGCGGGGCTATCCGTGGTGGCCCAGCAAAATCACAAaactaacaacaacaaaaattgatGGTAAAATTCTCCAGCAGCATGCAGAAGTTGGATGGTTTCAATGTAGAACCAGATCTGTCATCCCAATTCGTAATGTGCAATTATTTCAAAAGCATTTTCATGATCggtaatgtatttttacttttttaatgcCTGGTTCTCGGTTGTGGAGGTAAAGACTTTTAAACTTGATatcttattttaatatagcTAGTTCAGTTACTACATATAGTAGTATAAACATAACAGCATTGTGGCTAAAAACAAAAGCTGGGCGTGGGTTTAAGAAATATTACTGGTCCAAACCGGCatggaaaaacattttttcctcAAAACCcatttgttaatttaatagATAAATTATGACTTTTTAGCTGTGGTTAATCCCTAATTTGCCCATCCCTGGTctgaaatgtatttttaatacaatactCTCCATACCcaattttttgtgtgtttgttagtagtaactttataaaagaaatgttGTTTTCTCATTCATTAATTGCTAGTTCTTACCCTCAAGCGAATCAGAAACTAgcttatagttttaatttctttttttcaggTTTGAAAAAAGGCGGAAAGGAGGGTATCAAAAAGCTGTTGCTGCCGCTCACGAGGCATTGAAAGAAATATCTCCAGAAGTCAGAAAACTAATTTCGCAATTTGAGACCTAAAACTGTATTTGCTTgtgatgttatttttattgcattttgtGGTTGCAACATCtgaaatttcaatattttcttttcgtatatttgttttaacaatgtaacagtgctgttttaaaaacaacttttaatatttgtcaAAACTTGGCAAAGTATTGATGTACTGCGaattaaatttcatttcaTCTGTAACGCCGAAGCAAGGTAAGGCGAAATACTATTTCTACAACAACCCTagcagtttttttaatttacaagggctaaaaattaaaatttaatataaaagggGATAATGGTGTGGTGTCTTGTATAAAATAGTTTGGCACCAAAATCCTGTTTATGCTTGCATATTGGTGGTGCCATAGCTTATTGAATGTGGTTTATTGGAACAATCTGTTAGGGGTtaataaactaattatttttgaCCATAACTTGCCATTCCCAAAAAGACATATCTGATTTAACGACTAAACCAAAACAGCGGATCGCGTCATAAGTGTATGTGGCGTTTTTGTGGGGCAGTGCGCAGGTTTACTACATGTCACGTGAAAATTCGTTGTAACTTAATCATAAAGGTCATATGTGAAGTTACACAGCATGTAAACTCCTGAGCTATAATGTAAGGCTATAGGTACAGTTCAGTGATGCACACGCATGGACTGAAACGCTCAGCCAGTGTTATGGTAGTAGGACTGTATGTTGTGCTACTCTACGTAACAAAGCTATcgtatttctattttaacacAGGTTAATGGGTGGCAGACTCACATTCCAGGTGTGCTTAGTATTGACCTTAACCTTTATACTTAttgaatagaatctctatgaTTGAGTGTATAGAAACTGCCCCACTGTGGTCTTATGGGTGGTAAAGTAATATGGACCTACATTCCAGGTATGCATCTCTAATTTTGTAGTTACAAGACTATATaggaaacttttttatttccttgTGGCAAGTGCTCTGTAAAAATTCAACATcaattttccaaaatataGGTCAAGTTGCAAAACAGGACAGAAAACACAATGTATGCCAAATCTATGATGAAAATGCATAAAATCGTCAAACTATGACACTTGCTaatttacatatgtagtaatgTTAGTTTATTGATATGTATAAGTTATATAGGAAGACTACGCACTACAAATTGACTCACAAATTAATGTTGCAGTATTTTTTGCAATCAATTTTGAGGGTTCTCAATTATACCATTAATAAATTGCACTTGGTCAATAACAGCAACTTACatagaatatatttatacacaatGCATATAAGTGCATGGATGTCTACTTGGATTTGTCTTTTTACTACAATTTAGCAAGCTCAGATTGTGCTAATTAACGTTAACATAAAGTACGGACATGCCTGAAAAGAATTTATATTTGATCGTTtcggtaaaaaaataaataaaaaaattatagtttttgaaaaaagtaattttcaattttttcacGAGTAATTTTATTCGTCTGactcatcatcatcatcatgaGTGTGCGTGATTTCAGTTGATCGGCACATTTGCTGACTTGGCAATTCTTCAAGTTTAAGATGTTCAAAGTTATTTGAATTTATGTTACGACTTGCCATTGGACTTtcctctgtgatgtcatactgaCTATCGTGATCAACAGTAGACTCATGTGGCATCTGtaatttcataaaaatgttttttagatAAAGTCCAAAGTTTCTGAACCTTTTATAGTTCGTGGCCcacttttataaatactaaACACCAGTGGTTCCTGCTGCATCAATTAAATAACCTAGCAGCAATAGTAACATTTTGCTTGGGAGCTTAATAAACAACCTATTGTCCACCTTTAACTCTGGACACTCTAAAGAATCTTAACATTAATAAATGCACAATTAAATGGGCTTTTTGGGTGttggggcaatgggccaaatcagcctaaatcctaggtccttgataaggacctcacccatgaagactaaaaaatacataaataaaatattcaatactTACCAATACAGCAGGTGCCCTAAAGAAATAGCAGAAGGGATAATAGAGAAGGTTTATGAATGAAGATGCGTACAGGTCTGCATATCTTGTCACCTGGGTGGAAATGACTCGAGGTGAGAAATACTTTATTCTAAAactttgaattaaaaattgtagGAATGGTCAGGTCAGACATGGGGTGTTTACTAATATGCTTCAGGTctagttataaataaaataggaTATGTCATGTTGAAGTAAAATCTAGTTTAAGGCTTTATGTcaattaaaaatcaagtttgaaggtttttttttacggCACGCCCGGGGGACCTGgtaggccagagttagccATTACCCAAACGCCTGATAAACTAAATCAATTGACACATTCCCTCATTGAATTACAATAAGCAACTCACTTGACTTGCAAAGAATGTTTGTCTTGATCCACTTCTAAACAAACTTCCAAAAGTTCCAAACGCCATATCCATCTCATGCACTACACTTCTTATACTGTCCTGTAGTGAATGAATGTTGGGACGTTCACATGAAGCACTGTCCAAGTTTctgttaaaatttgtgtaaGTTTAGTTACGTTTGATCAAAGTTgcgttttgtgaaaaaatcgTGATACTAGAAAAATAGGTTTATAAAGCAACATTGGTGTATaagtataaaagtaaaaaatatcacTTTTATATTGTGAATTTATTATGAATTTGTTGCAcgacattttaaatgttttggcATAAATCAATGTAACCAATAGTTTAGCAAATTGTTTGTGTGTGCTCATAGCAGTGGACAATCAATTAGGTAAATTTATTATCAGCTTGGTGTCATACTGTGCTCTCATGCAAGCAGAGAATTAGTTTTGTTCATGTGTTGATTAAGCATAGTGTTAAAAGTATCAATCTTTATATAAGCTCACTCTTGCCTTACACTTggaataattaaaattgttaaaattaatagTTGACTTAAAAGGCGTGGTTTTATTAAGTGCGTTGCCGCAAAATCATTTAGTTAATTATTTTGTGCTTGGATCAATAATGGggtatatataattaacaaaTTGAGCATCCGTCATCGCTTTACACAAAACATACATTGATGAAGTGTCTTCTCCATAACCGAGATGTGGAAAAATTTCTCTAAAACATGTTTGCTAAGTAATGTACTGATGATATGGCCAACTTTACCTTGGGGTAGAAATTGGACATTGCATCATAGGTGTCTTCATAcacactagacacacatggtgtagtattcatacacctcatagcCTACTCACTGCCAAGTATTACCATAAATGTCTTCATCAAAGTAACTTTTAGTGAAAACAACAGCAGCCATTGAGCTACCACTATGTTTAGGCAATTGCGTTACCAACAGAGTCCCCCAAGTGAGTTTTGAACTCCTCACCCTCAAGCTCCCACTCATGCACCAACCTGTACTTCTCTCCAATCATTGAATCCAGTTCATTTAATCGATGATAAAGATCCTTTTTCTCCAACCAGATGGCAAGTTCATGGGACATCTCAGGAACAACAAGGAATGTCCTCCAACCTCGTCTCTTCTTCGATTTCAAGATGTCTCCGAAGATATGATCACCTGGAGATAGTTAACATAATGATACAACCCTGGGTGAGACTTGAATTTGTTTTCCTATACCTTTATAACTCAATATCCTGTGCCACATAAATACTCAGTtcaaataatcttttttttgcaAGTAAATTATGCAATTATACAATGTGATTATTCTTTATCTAATCCAACACCCAACGAATGTGCAGTATCAATTTAACTTTGACATGACAATCATTAGTGTAAGATGgcgcaaaaaaaaactgtttttaaaaatccagCCTATGTTCACCAATATAGAGAATCTCCTTTCCTTTTGCGTTCATCATATCACACAATGCGTCAGATGAACCTCCAGAGTAAACGGCTCCTTTTCTTAAAGTTCCTGTGTAATGTCCGATGTGTAACTTTCCCGTTTCCTATGTGGATGGACATTGTTAGATAAAAAGACCCGTGGTCGAGTTAATTTGGTACATTAGACATACATGGTTTATATCATATGTTATCATATGTACACcctatgctcactgtcaggtTAGAATAGGGTATCTTCTTTTACCCCAGACACAcatacatagtgtattcatacatctcattcTAACtgctgtgttataacattaaaaaagcttttataTACACCGATTAATAAAAAGTACCAACTAACATAGACACACCATGTCAACTTTACGAAGAACTGTCCCCTCCCCGAAAAACTTTGGTTTTCTCGCTTCTACGAGAACGACATCAAAATATGACGACCATGGTCGATGTGGTTCATTTGGCTGGAAatagattgtttaaaatattaaggtACATGGCTACTCTTCTAGTATTGGTTTGAAGTTTAACCATTCTGCTGGATTAATCTTATTTTAGTATACCATAATAGGTTTTTTTCTTCCACAGAAATATGTGTTAGAGAGTTATTAATGAAATCggttatcattttatttatttatataaaaccttttggtattgaaaaaaatcgagtgacaacattaaatttaattgctcTAATCAGCAGCCATCTACACTACAGCAAAGCCTAAAATAGCATAGAACTATCTACACCCAGTGCAAGGcagtgtaaatatttttttgtttgttctaagCAGCATTGAAGCTACAACATGGCTCGCTTTGgtgtaaaaaagaacaaacgaagaaatatctacacccgtGTTGTTCAGTGCATACACTTCAGCTGAGTCACAAGTGAAATAATGCAAAGTTACAACAGTTTGTTACCTTTGTGTTCTGTAGAGAATGAATGATTCCGAAGTTAAGATCACAGCAAACCACAGCaaacaaaatagaattaaTTATGTGAGTTTGTGATGTCTATTACACACACTACGTACCTGGGGCCCATGTGGAAAGTCGAACAAATATGTCATCATTTTCTGTGTAAATAtgtgaaaaagtttaaatccaagtttgttaaaaaaggaCATAGAGTATCAAAGGCATATGGTATCAAAGAACAGAGTAACTGCATGTCACTTTTGAGACAAAGGTCATGTCTATTTTATTCAGACGCTATAATAGCTTCGGCAGATCGACTGTGTGCATGGGAGTGGCACCTTGGATAAGTAACTCAAGTTTCCAAACGACCTAAGGATTATTCACATACTGCAATAACTTTATCAActcaactgtgggcatggTAGTAGCAGCAGTGAGTCTTTATACCACCATACACACTATGACTGTTACCACGTACACATACACATTATCAATTATGTAAACACAAATTAACTTTCTCCTCACATTTGTATATTCAAAGTCACTGTTAGTGACAAGGAAGACTTTTCCATGCTCCCGCATCCGATCCAGGAGCAGCGGAAGTTTTGGTTCCTTTACGACGTATTTATCGAGATCTTCAATTGTTTTGCTTTTCAATTCACCCTGTGTGGTCATAAAGGATTGATAATGAGTGACACGGACCcgtaaagtataaatataaacttgtaattgTGAGGAAATTAATaaaggtttaataaatatttaggatattaacattttaacaggTTTATAAATAATGGCAGAACAAAAGccaaatgtataaaatactCCTTAAACAATAGTATAAGTTAAATGACGTAGTGTTCACTTATTATCAAATATATCTTAACACTTTTAAACTTATTGTCAAACATATCTTTATATTGCTGTCAAGacactacaatagcttcagTAACTAGACTGTTGGCATGGAAGTAGCAGTCATGAGGATGGGTAAAGCAAATTTCACTATACATACTAAATCAAGCAGTAAGTACAAACAAACAGTTGAATAAATGTCCCAACCCTGCCTGTAATCCACAGTTCATGGGTTATGCTTCACTATAGAACCTCACACTGTGTTAAGGAAAGTGGCAATCAAGCAAGTGAAGATAACTTACATTTACATGAACAAAATCAACAGCAGCTCTTATATCAGTGTGTATTGTAgcatatgacatcacaaggtTTCCTCTCTGTACACCTTGTCTCTTCTGCATCAAAATAGAAATTATAAGATGGGTAGTTGCAAATAATGCGGTCGAATGGTAAAGaatgcagaaaaaaacaagtcCAGAATGAAATTTCTAATACAGAGTTCCCATAAACTTCTTCGGTGGTACTAGATGTTTGCATCCTGGGAGTTGGGGTAATAATATACCAACATCCTATGCCTTACTGAAAACTCCACCCTTAGGAGGAAAGAAAGCAGATTCGAAACTATAGCCAGTACCTTGACGTATCCTTCAGTTGTGCAGAAGTAGTTAATGACGCAAGCTTGTAGATAAATCTCcggtaaattaaacaaagtgtTGCAGATGTAGTAACGACTTGTGTCTCCAAGCTGGATAAATTTATTCGGGTAATCTTCCATGACCTCAGACCTggaattgtgatgtcataattaagtTTTACATAAATGAATTTTGGAAGTTAACTCATGTTATTTAGTTCATTGACAAatttttggaaataaaaaaatcttttacttgaaaaaaaaaattcttatcTAATCAAGAATATACTGTGCACATAGCAAACATGATCTCTGGGTGTACTTGCACTTTgtacttgttttattcaatcTTATCTTAGTTAAGTTGATTGGAAAATagtgatttaaaataaataaactgtacTGGTAATTGTGCTATGCAAACTGTGAGTGACTAAGAAACATGccacaataatatattaacattcACGTTTTAAGAAACTTGAAGCCATGAGTGCAGACTAAGATGTTTCCATATGTGTCAACCTGTTGAATAATTGATAAAgttgaataattttaatttaagaaCCTAAAATGTATTGGCAGTAGTGTAGAATTATTTTAATGGAAATTAAATGTGAGATCTATATTCCTACATTACATTCGAACAGCTTGTCTTTATGTCACAACtgttattgttacatcacactTGTTATTGTTTCATGTGAATACGACAAACTATGTTAAAGATTATACCGACCAAcggttaaattaaaatgtttgatatatactttgattgttaaaaaaaattggtctttatattaaaaaaggttATTGACTTTATAACCTTTCCTTGGTAAAACGGTTTACAggtaataaattgtttatattctaACAATGTAACTTCTATAAACAGTATATGTGTCCAATTTTCTCTTGGTTTCTAAAATTATTGTTGCATTTTACACAGTTTGTAGTTCATTCATAGTGTTTACCAATGCCAGGTGGAACAGTGGTTGGCACCATCAGCAGTACAAGATCTGTAAACACTGCTTGTAATAACGAAAAATAACACTAATTAGCGCAGAGAAAAAACAtagcatttttttgtaaattgccAAGTTTTGCGGTTTgggtattttaacaataaaattattttaaaaaattctatttGTAAGGAATCCTGTTATCGAATACATTGCTATAAAatcgtttaaaaataaataatgaaattaaCCTAAAAATTAATATGGGAAACGTTATACAAGTATTTTAAGAACACTTACCACGTtctctttataaaatattactcTAAAACAAACAGCTAGCTTAATATTTGACCTGTTTGTTCAGAACAGGTAAGTTTAAAGGTCAGACTGCATTACGATACTTAACGATAGTTGTGCTTGTGTGCTAATATTTAACTAAGGTGTGTTTAAACCAACGGAAAACGTTGCAAATTTCATAGGCACCAGATAATGCATGTTAATGTGTATTATGAGCAATTATAATAATACCATTTGTgcttttgccaaaaaaataacaattttatataCCACTCTGCTTTAATTATATAGAACAATTTTATATACCACTCTGCTTCAATTATATAGAACAATTTTATATACCACTCTGCTTTAATAATATAGCAATTGCCAATTggtatatgttttttacaaatcTATGAACAACCTTTAACATGTGTCCAAGTTCTCTGTCGAAAATTAATCCTCTAAGAACAAATCCAGGATCGTAAATATACCTCTTCAGTTCTTCAGGGTAGCCACAGTGAATGAGTCTGTGGAACAAACAATTGTAGCAAAATAGTTCTGATCGTTAtagtaattactaattaatcACAGTAAAACTACTCCAAAAGATCTGACAATATAGTTAGGGCTTGGTGATTGGCTGTAATAATGTACCAACCAATTCAAATGTCATCGACTTTGGCGACATAACCATGAAAAGCACTGAATTACACATGTCCAATTTTAACAGACTATCGAACCAACCTGTCTCTTGCAAGTTCAAAGCCAAGTTCTTCGTATTGAGGTGATTTATAAACAGCAAGTGTGTAGTCCATATCAAACCCAAAGAACTTAATCTTGTCAAGGCTTAAGCTTCTGTTTACAAACACTCTGCAAATATTATGAAGTTAGATTGTATGTAAAACTTAGATTGAAGTTATGCAacctataaaaaaagtttatgtcAGCTATTACATTGTTGGaaagaaaatcattttatttcttGTGTCCCTAGAACCTACCCTAGGTTAAGACCATGTGCTGTAGTATTTTATATGAAGAATTACTCAGTggttatatacatttaatgtGTCAAATTTGACTTAAAACCTACGGCCAATGCGGTGCCCCACTGTAGGAATTCACCAATATAGAGCAAAATCCTTCCCAAGTGTATTTGACATTCCAATGTTAAATGTTGTACACTCAACACCTCAGCATTAATTAGAAATGAAACCACTTCGCACCTGGCTGTTGGACCTCTCTTGTATTGTTTGTTAGGTGCAGCACCTCTGTCTCCAACTGAGTTCTCCAGCCCATTATGAAGGCTCGGGGCAATACCATTCGCATGTTCCTGTTGAAATTCCAACATTATTATGGTggtatttcatatttaaaaggtAAAACAGCAAggaacatattaaaataaagaatggAAAATACTAgaagaaaatataattattgtcTCACTTTCATACGTTTTTTACAAAGTAagacaactaaaaaaatccctaaataattaaaagaaatgaaGTACTGACAAAACAGAAACAACATGTAAACAAATCATATAACTTAAGTGATTTAGAACTATGGTAGCTGTACAGAATATTTATCATAAACAGTTGCATGTGTCAGgtatctgtgatgtcacatcaatgataacaaaacaagattttgaaaataaacaaattactaACCATTTTAGATATCTTTGCTTAGTTCAAAGTAAAAACGTATCAAAAAACTTAACCACAAAGTATGTATAGCTGTAACGATAAATAGAATGGTCATTACTTTAAAACGAATTGACCTTTTCAAATGAATACTTTTATAGCCTACCTATCAAAGTTACCAATtacttttcattatatataatttttgtatatggttaataattaaactaatGACTTCAAGTTATTGAAATGTtgattatgttatttataaacgATATACGCCGGTGACGCTACTACTGATAGTGTACACAGATCTGTTTTGCAATTCAAATTTTGATCTGCAAATTTACATACGAAATTTATACAAACACGTTATAAGAGGCCGTTAAGCGCCAAAAGGCAAACACGTAACTCATCCAGCAACATATACCGCAAGGACCTGGCATAACAAACCCAGTGCACACAAACAAGTTCGATCAGCTGATTCGTTCTTTGTTGAGAAATTGTTTTGATGCGAAACAGCTGATCAGTGCACTCATGCGAAACAGTTACGTCATTCGATTATAAGATGTCTGTGTTCCAGTTctagaaaacaaaacattttttttgcccCCGGTTAAATAGTAAAAGTCACCAAGTGACGCCCATTATGACCAGGCTGGTTCgtgtgttttgtaaataagtAACACGCTATAAtcgttatttaaatttaccacGTATAATTCTATGCATgactatttaaatattcaaacgATATTCAAAATACCCACACAAAGTGTTTATCCGCAATATAGGGACGTATTTATCTGCATTATAGAGCCGACGACTTATAGTATACAACGGTATTTACATTTATCTTCAAAGACAGCAAAAATGAAGGTTGTAGTCTTTATTTCGATTTTACTTCACGTCGCATGGGCTAATAGCACCACCGATGTCACATCCACGTGCAGTAAGTTAGTTTTACAACATTGCGTAACTTCGTATACCACACATAACGTATCAACAGGCCTAATCCTCTAAACCAGAGAATCAAGCTTGTTTCTATCGTGGCCCAAAGTTGTTTGGAAACTGACGTTTCTtgtcaaattaaaatatttatcgaGCTTCTGAAACGGTGTTTAGTGAGTTCTGCACAGCTCTGTGTAAAGCATGTTAGGGAAATGCATTGAACCACATCAGTCTTGTATAACATATTAGCATTAAGTTGTttgtaataactttttaatctAGACTCCATCTGTAAGGACAGAAATCCAAACTGTGACACGACAGGTTGCACTGTAATCTGGTCGCGAATCTTGTGCGCAAAGACTTGTGGTGTATGCTCTTGCAGCAATGAATGTGGTTAGTATGAGACTTTTTCGTTTGTCTGTTTTATTATCACTTGTAAAACATAGCATGGCTTATATTTGTATCTCTTCGAACACCCgatcaattaaaacaagagGCCAAGGCCATAATAAATGGGTACGTTGTATTACAAAATGGTCAAAGCAGAGtccatatataaacaaagcaGAGCccgtatatgtttatatacggactctggttgaaagtatatatgtaaatacgCACTGTACTTCGAGACAGCTTGTATTGTAAACTGTAACTTGTCAACCttcttattattgtttaaaaactttcgtTTTAAACGTATATGGGCGATTATATTAAtcttggcctaaatcttatgCAGATGGTCCTGTGtcgtgcctcgctgtagggCCCTACCGATTCGTATAAAGAAGAGCCTATATATAACGCCGTTCGTAGTAGCGCATTGGAATGTAATggcttttatatatatatatgagaaTATCTTTTCGTTCCAGACAAATGTGTGGACCGCTACCGAAGCTGTCCGGTGTTAAGAATGCTTTTCAACAATTTGTGCCAAAAAAATTTTGGAATGCTAGGGTGTCGAAAATTCTGCAACTTATGCGCCCCGTGTACACCATCATCATCACCATCATCTTCTTCTCCTTCATCATTGACGCTCCCATGTGAACCTGACCCCAAAagtaaacataacatatagtagggtggggaagatgggacaccttttcattctaatttctgGCCccattaaacaaagaacattcaaacaattaatgaACCGTACCCTCCCGACTTGCATAGCcctttgttatttgtttaaaacacgatcaggatatttggatattatgtgctaactgtgTTGAATCTCCTTCCACAGTACTACATTCCATGACCATACATGGCGCCGTTTAACTTGTACCCGCACTGCGtagcatttaaaaatgaacacaaatttttatttaccgCTAATTGCACTCAATGTTCGACCAATCTTACTTTCGCCAGTCACCGGTATCGGACTTGTACCTGATAACTACGTACTAACGTACGTGAAACAGTATTTGTTTCGTGCAGAATGCAAGGACGATTACTCGTTTTGTACGAACTGGAAACAAGAAGGCGGATGCCTACCATCAACGTCTGTGCACTCAACAAGCGTGAGAGCTACATGTCAGAGGTCTTGTGGTATTTGTACTCGCTGTGAGGACCTTTATGCAACTCCCACCAGCACCCCAACTACGACTACCAGCATTCCAAGCACAGTTACCAGGACTAGTACCACAACAACTACCAGTACTTCTGCCACAACTACTAGCACACCAAGCAAGATTATGAGAACTCTGAGCACAACTACCAGCACTCCTGCCTCAACAACTACAAGCACTCCCAATGGTTTACGTTAAAAGCCAAATCTCAAGTCTTCCAATACagaatatacagtagggtggggaatatgggacactttttcactctattttccaGTTCcttcggtagtaaacacagaacattgATAGATTTATTAAACCGTCTCGCCACTCCCATAGACTAtttttaatcgtttaaaatacgatcaggatatttggatattacgtgcttaagtgtcccgtcttaccccaccccactatatagaaGTCTACCTAGTACTATACCCGGCATTGCTATATACTGGTAACACAACTCGTTATATATTAATCAATTATAATATAC
This window harbors:
- the LOC100183021 gene encoding cytosolic purine 5'-nucleotidase isoform X1 yields the protein MEHANGIAPSLHNGLENSVGDRGAAPNKQYKRGPTARVFVNRSLSLDKIKFFGFDMDYTLAVYKSPQYEELGFELARDRLIHCGYPEELKRYIYDPGFVLRGLIFDRELGHMLKVDTYGNILVCTHGFKFLKTSEVMEDYPNKFIQLGDTSRYYICNTLFNLPEIYLQACVINYFCTTEGYVKKRQGVQRGNLVMSYATIHTDIRAAVDFVHVNGELKSKTIEDLDKYVVKEPKLPLLLDRMREHGKVFLVTNSDFEYTNKMMTYLFDFPHGPQNTKPNEPHRPWSSYFDVVLVEARKPKFFGEGTVLRKVDMETGKLHIGHYTGTLRKGAVYSGGSSDALCDMMNAKGKEILYIGDHIFGDILKSKKRRGWRTFLVVPEMSHELAIWLEKKDLYHRLNELDSMIGEKYREIFPHLGYGEDTSSINLDSASCERPNIHSLQDSIRSVVHEMDMAFGTFGSLFRSGSRQTFFASQVTRYADLYASSFINLLYYPFCYFFRAPAVLMPHESTVDHDSQYDITEESPMASRNINSNNFEHLKLEELPSQQMCRSTEITHTHDDDDESDE